Proteins encoded together in one Ciona intestinalis chromosome 1, KH, whole genome shotgun sequence window:
- the LOC108949591 gene encoding 77 kDa echinoderm microtubule-associated protein-like, producing the protein MVYSIEGQLSRDVFVNTNEELMFTSGSLVVLLNIQRQSQRFYTGHNESITCLTLHNSNLFAASGQQSGDDVMNDVASHDAHVRVWSVDNLAVTSQFGHGLLRGTVKKVEFSKTNEWLATVDLEHLTLWHWRNETALSRHRLGNGDVSVTSFIDEDTWLVTAGKNYFHFWQVHDNGNLRKSLKSGIFDGDSPDMVTCLQVSFNGDVITGDSNGDVTFWRKAYDGVFSMKRQIHADAGIRCMWNLADGSLVSAHEDGYVCSWDLLSENSFSKGKRKIGSSKFDVIMTSSRRGDDVLLCLSENCNLMQGTLQSAWSTTQLGHRSRVNGVVMLSSYTQVCSCDSTGMVACWDLKRKEKVWCTTLESETLCLDVHFDFEIVLLGCKSSSFIVLSSQSGERVCSRSLPAPATCVKFDDPNKTGSPYVAIATDDRKIQIFLVLDLGRAYVLQSSVPFHSGTIVQMDWSNDIKFLRVQSKDHDVMIYDVTKKNKVTGQLLLGSWRTNDCSDDVGITCQSNFGDVSARCAIGGIVKLFRKKELLKQFKCSSSDITSVCMTSQYVILGGGSQEIPLLHLWELE; encoded by the exons ATGGTCTACTCAATTGA GGGTCAACTGTCTCGAGATGTGTTTGTAAATACAAACGAAGAACTTATGTTTACCAGTGGTAGCTTAGTCGTGTTGCTGAATATACAACGCCAAAGCCAGAGATTTTACACCGGCCACAACGAATCTATAACATG TTTAACTTTGCATAATTCCAATTTGTTTGCGGCTTCTGGCCAGCAAAGTggcgatgacgtcatgaatgACGTTGCATCACATGACGCTCATGTTCGAGTATGGAGTGTGGATAATTtagctgtgacgtcacaatttggTCATGGTCTACTGCGGGGAACTGTGAAAAAAGTCGAATTTTCCAAAACG AACGAATGGTTAGCGACAGTCGATCTGGAGCATCTAACGTTATGGCATTGGAGGAATGAGACGGCTTTATCAAGGCATAG GTTGGGAAATGGTGACGTAAGCGTTACGTCATTTATAGATGAAGACACGTGGTTGGTAACAGCtggaaaaaattattttcatttttggcAAGTTCACGACAACGGAAACTTGCGGAAGAGCCTCAAAAGTGGAATTTTCGACGGGGATTCCCCAGACATGGTCACGTGCTTACAGGTGTCCTTCAATGGTGACGTTATAACGGGGGATTCTAACGGTGATGTCACTTTTTGGAGGAAAGCGTATGATGGAGTTTTCTCAATGAAAAGGCAGATTCATGCTGAT GCTGGAATACGCTGTATGTGGAATCTTGCAGACGGGAGCTTGGTAAGCGCGCATGAGGACGGTTACGTTTGTAGCTGGGATCTTCTTAGTGAAAACTCATTCTCAAAA GGCAAAAGAAAAATAGGGAGTTCAAaatttgacgtcataatgacgtcatcgcgACGTGGTGATGACGTGCTGCTGTGTTTGAGTGAAAACTGCAACCTGATGCAAGGCACGTTACAAAGTGCATGGTCAACTACGCAATTG gGTCACAGATCCAGAGTAAACGGAGTTGTAATGCTTTCTTCATATACCCAAGTATGCAGTTGTGATTCAACAGGAATGGTCGCATGTTGGGACCTCAAGCGCAAAGAAAAAGTATGGTGTACAACCCTTGAg TCAGAGACATTATGCCTTGACGTACATTTTGATTTCGagattgtactattgggttgtAAGTCTTCATCCTTCATCGTTTTATCATCTCAAAGTGGGGAACGTGTCTGCAGTCGAAGTTTACCAGCTCCTGCAACATGCGTAAAGTTCGATGACCCAAATAAAAC GGGATCGCCTTACGTTGCCATAGCAACTGATGATCGAAAGATTCAAATATTCTTGGTACTTGATCTCGGTCGTGCTTATGTTCTCCAGTCGTCTGTACCTTTCCATAGCGGTACAATAGTACAGATGGATTGGTCCAATGACATCAAATTCCTTCGCGTACAATCTAAGGatcatgacgtcatgatttatgacgtcacgaagaaAAACAAAGTGACAGGTCAACTGCTTTTGGG cTCGTGGAGAACAAACGACTGCTCTGATGACGTTGGTATTACGTGTCAATCAAACTTTGGTGACGTCAGTGCACGCTGCGCAATCGGGGGCATTGTAAAACTATTTcgaaaaaag gaGTTGCTAAAGCAGTTTAAATGCTCAAGCAGTGACATAACATCGGtttgtatgacgtcacaatacgtcATTTTAGGTGGCGGTTCACAAGAAATACCGTTACTACATCTGTGGGAGTTGGAATAA
- the LOC104265356 gene encoding uncharacterized protein LOC104265356, translated as MTNKPSYSHLTKGLQSVPMVLLRKRISNVKPRITEEKESSKRIRVLLNDQPHLNAITLVVQPNATWRSLMAEVTSKFSMAVQLRRLYTLDGMNITAFKQITTGETYVASVGAFKPDSRLSPTGKPVWKNQQNSKGRRSSDISLLLKQSTEGSYSLDKPLTFYDDKVDIIKSSPAGTKPGDIDTASAADISQSGDLSANNPTDSDLDFKHMPITDTANLSLHNAVHERDDTFRNISFPSNESLPTPPTPELLPQKRSALIVLGGDKVKVQICSDSNISTILQEICSSLGLPHDPSYNLFSENGDQIKGTRELFTTYGKFETFMAEKVATKSQQRSQQHQQTPADVNGMKLEWIFGQVVTFMVVDGGRWDTLLFHSLVPFGSKRRTFKEL; from the exons ATGACAAACAAACCGAGCTACAGTCACCTGACAAAGGGTCTTCAAAGCGTTCCAATGGTTTTACTTCG TAAACGCATTAGCAATGTCAAGCCTCGTATTActgaagaaaaagaaagttCAAAACGAATTCGGGTTCTCCTAAACGACCAGCCCCATTTAAACG CTATTACTTTAGTTGTCCAGCCGAATGCGACCTGGCGTTCATTGATGGCAGAAGTAACGAGTAAATTCTCCATGGCAGTACAACTTCGTAGGTTATATACTTTGGATGGTATGAACATCACTGcattcaaacaaataacaacgggtGAAACTTACGTCGCGTCTGTGGGAGCTTTTAAACCAGACAGCCGACTCTCCCCGACAGGAAAACCGGTTTGGAAAAACCAGCAGAATTCTAAAGGGAGACGATCGAGTGATATTTCTCTCTTATTAAAACAGAGCACAGAGGGTTCGTACAGTTTGGACAAGCCGTTGACATTTTACGATGACAAGGTTGATATCATTAAATCGTCACCTGCTGGAACAAAACCAGGTGATATCGACACCGCCAGTGCAGCAGACATTTCGCAAAGCGGCGACTTATCTGCGAATAACCCCACGGATTCTGACcttgattttaaacatatgCCAATAACAGACACGGCTAATTTATCATTGCATAACGCAGTACACGAAAGAGATGATACGTTTCGAAATATTTCTTTTCCGTCCAATGAAAGTTTACCTACCCCACCAACACCAGAGCTGCTACCACAAAAACGATCTGCTCTAATCGTTCTCGGAGGTGACAAGGTTAAAGTCCAAATTTGCTCCgattcaaatatttcaaccaTACTTCAAGAAATCTGTTCATCTCTTGGATTACCTCATGACCCGAGTTACAATTTATTCAGCGAGAACGGGGACCAAATAAAAGGCACTCGCGAGCTTTTTACAACCTACGGaaaatttgaaacttttatGGCCGAAAAAGTGGCGACGAAATCACAACAGCGCAGTCAGCAACACCAGCAGACTCCAGCTGATGTTAACGGAATGAAATTAGAATGGATTTTTGGGCAAGTGGTTACTTTTATGGTAgtggatgggggaagatgggacacccttttattccactctctcgtcccatttggtagtaaacgaagaacattcaaagaattataa
- the LOC101242988 gene encoding gamma-aminobutyric acid receptor subunit rho-2-like has protein sequence MSPPRKVTADLYLHNLHCNVKSIICNRFLRLVVFLVITATFGACSETATTTRHTKTRAPDEKPDQAFWGGVFTPPLPQDSSRSNDRHGSEITKQIEEMFRDHNYELSIRPRNHGKPIRVGLALMIESITDISEKNMDLTFTLCMHETWTDTRLKFISNSDDNSIVLPSRLISKLWVPDLYIVGSKSSFIHKTTVDNLVLRLFNDGSIFYNVQ, from the exons ATGTCACCGCCTCGGAAAGTAACAGCAGATTTGTATCTTCACAATTTACACTGTAATGTGAAAAGCATTATATGTAACAG ATTTCTACGACTCGTTGTCTTCTTGGTAATAACAGCAACTTTCGGGGCATGCAGTGAAACCGCCACTACAACAAGACACACGAAAACACGGGCACCAGACGAAAAACCTGACCAGGCGTTCTGGGGCGGAG tatTCACGCCCCCGCTGCCACAAGATAGTAGCCGCTCTAATGACAGACATGGAAGCGAAATAACAAAACAGATCGAGGAGATGTTTCGAGACCATAATTATGAGTTGAGCATTCGGCCCAGAAACCATG GAAAACCAATACGTGTTGGTCTGGCCCTGATGATCGAAAGCATTACTGACATTTCGGAAAAGAACATG gacCTGACGTTTACGCTATGCATGCACGAGACCTGGACGGACACTCGGTTAAAATTTATCTCAAATTCTGACGACAACAGCATTGTGCTACCGAGTAGATTAATCAGCAAGCTATGGGTGCCAg ATCTGTACATTGTCGGTTCAAAGAGCTCATTTATCCACAAAACTACGGTTGATAATCTTGTTTTGAGACTTTTTAACGACGGCAGCATTTTTTACAACGTACAGTGA
- the LOC108950365 gene encoding gamma-aminobutyric acid receptor subunit rho-2-like — translation MHETWTDTRLKFISNSDDNSIVLPSRLISKLWVPDLYIVGSKSSFIHKTTVDNLVLRLFNDGSIFYNVKITTTVACQMNLYNFPLDMENCSLTFQSLGYTSDEVNLEWMVGSHMEDLFMDTRLVTSMPKFQLVHHNFHSRNVTITEADRYAGMRSQLKVSFELKRYLLSVFFQSYFPALIMVVLAGLGMWIDPRSVPARVALGVTSVLTISTIITGLKASLPKVSYLTAMDIYLWVCFLFVFSTVLEFCCLNFIMTERGKKSLKKFQQTIPAPAQIEKYPKIKPSIVRNGITSQSKRKDNKDSQSTRYQHHKLSDDVAIIFRSLPSLGDGQEDTKSTSTDLTPKHPKGLKMQVPSSLQRINPRKCLPSDAESLDVFFRVGYFYSFLVFNGIYWGYYVMATQHEGGEES, via the exons ATGCACGAGACCTGGACGGACACTCGGTTAAAATTTATCTCAAATTCTGACGACAACAGCATTGTGCTACCGAGTAGATTAATCAGCAAGCTATGGGTGCCAG ATCTGTACATTGTCGGTTCAAAGAGTTCATTTATCCACAAAACTACGGTTGATAATCTTGTTTTGAGACTTTTTAACGACGGCAGCATTTTTTACAACGTAAA AATAACGACGACTGTTGCATGTCAAATGAACCTCTACAACTTTCCATTAGACATGGAAAACTGTTCACTGACATTCCAAAGCT tggGTTACACGAGCGATGAAGTGAACTTAGAATGGATGGTCGGTAGTCACATGGAAGATTTATTTATGGACACGAGACTCGTTACCAGTATGCCTAAGTTTCAACTTGTTCATCATAATTTTCATTCACGGAACGTTACCATCACAGAAGCTGACCGTTACGCTG ggATGAGATCTCAACTTAAAGTCAGCTTTGAGCTGAAGCGATATTTGTTGTCAGTTTTTTTCCAATCTTACTTCCCAGCATTGATTATGGTGGTGTTGGCAGGACTTGGAATGTGGATTGATCCAAGATCTGTGCCTGCTAGAGTGGCATTAG GTGTGACTTCAGTGCTGACAATCTCAACAATTATCACTGGTTTAAAAGCTTCGCTCCCTAAG GTGTCGTATCTAACCGCTATGGATATTTATCTATGGGTCTGCTTTCTCTTCGTTTTCTCCACCGTTCTCGAGTTTTGCTGCCTTAATTTCATTATGACGGAACGAGGAAAGAAATCGCTCAAGAAATTCCAGCAAACAATTCCAGCCCCGGCACAAATTGaa aaatatccaaaaatcaaGCCGAGCATCGTAAGAAACggtattacgtcacagtcgaAGCGAAAAGATAACAAAGACTCGCAGAGCACGAG GTACCAGCATCATAAACTATCGGACGACGTAGCGATTATATTCCGTAGTCTTCCGTCCCTGGGCGACGGACAAGAAGACACGAAATCAACAAGTACAGATTTGACCCCAAAACACCCAAAGGGGCTT aaaatgcaaGTTCCGTCGTCATTACAACGAATCAACCCACGAAAATGTTTGCCTTCGGATGCCGAATCATTGGATGTGTTTTTCCGTGTTGGTTATTTCTATTCATTCCTTGTATTCAACGGAATTTACTGGGGTTACTATGTAATGGCTACACAACATGAGGGTGGGGAAGAGAGCTAG
- the LOC100175417 gene encoding gamma-aminobutyric acid receptor subunit rho-1-like has translation MRLYSDGTIFYIVKITSTVACQMNLHNFPLDVEKCSLRLQSLGYTSDELTLEWSVGNHMEDLFMDTRLVKNMPKFQLVHYTFHSTQYNYDDRDKIERVSGGKSQLKVSFELKRYLLSVFFQSYFPALIMVVLAGLGMWIDPRSVPARISLGVTSVLTISTVITGLKTSLPKVSYLTAMDVYLWTCFIFVFSTVLEFCVVNYLMTEKGKKFLEKMQSRKEIRSRNRQIRKAYSKRRTEANRWRNMTVIKSRQQDNELDLYTNHDPTPLHTYKNSAQPKEHHVQYIQKKLKTGYFCTETLCFPTSASMDVKFRIGYFLTFILFNGVYWTYYVLATKHADESEV, from the exons ATGAGACTTTATAGCGATGGCACAATCTTCTACATTGTTAA AATAACAAGTACTGTTGCATGCCAAATGAATCTACATAATTTTCCTTTGGACGTCGAAAAGTGTTCGCTACGATTACAAAGCC TTGGATATACAAGCGATGAACTCACCTTGGAGTGGTCGGTAGGAAACCATATGGAGGATTTATTCATGGACACGAGATTGGTGAAAAACATGCCCAAGTTCCAACTCGTGCATTACACGTTTCATTCCACGCAATATAATTACGATGACCGCGACAAGATTGAGCGGGTTTCAG gtGGAAAATCTCAACTTAAGGTCAGCTTTGAACTGAAGCGATATTTGTTGtcagttttttttcaatcttACTTCCCAGCATTGATTATGGTGGTGTTGGCAGGACTTGGAATGTGGATTGATCCACGATCTGTGCCTGCAAGGATATCTTTAG GTGTAACATCTGTACTGACAATATCAACGGTAATTACTGGACTGAAGACTTCTTTGCCAAAG GTGTCCTACCTTACTGCGATGGACGTTTATCTTTGgacatgtttcatttttgtGTTTTCGACCGTGCTTGAGTTCTGTGTTGTAAATTACCTCATGACTGAAAAAGGGAAGAAGTTTCTCGAAAAAATGCAGTCGCGCAAAGAAATTAGATCCCGAAAT aGACAAATACGGAAAGCTTATTCTAAGAGACGTACTGAAGCTAATAGATGGAGAAATATGACTGTTATCAAGTCAAG GCAACAGGATAACGAGTTGGATCTATACACAAACCACGACCCTACCCCCTTGCATACGTACAAGAATTCTGCCCAGCCTAAAGAACATCATGTACAGTATATTCAGAAAAAACTAAAGACG gGATATTTCTGCACCGAGACGTTATGCTTTCCCACAAGCGCTTCAATGGACGTGAAATTTCGAATCGGatattttcttacttttattCTTTTCAATGGAGTTTATTGGACCTACTATGTGTTGGCCACCAAACATGCTGACGAATCCGAAGTTTAA